The Nocardia sp. XZ_19_385 genome window below encodes:
- a CDS encoding SDR family NAD(P)-dependent oxidoreductase, with amino-acid sequence MSRGVLVTGASRGIGRAIATAFAEAGDRVVVHYASRREEAEKTLAALPGEGHALVGGDVGSPEGAAAVVDTAIEAVGRVQVLVNNAAVNLPHPLAETSYADWQQVWQQTVNVNLLGTANVSYGVARHMIEHGIAGRIVNIGSRGAFRGEPDHPAYGATKAAVHALGQSLAVSLAPHGIAVASVAPGFVATERVADRVTEVVKAQSPFGRVGAPEEIASAVLYLASPAATWTSGAVLDVNGASHLR; translated from the coding sequence ATGAGTCGTGGTGTTTTGGTGACAGGGGCTTCCAGGGGGATCGGGCGGGCGATCGCGACGGCGTTCGCTGAAGCGGGGGACCGAGTGGTGGTGCATTACGCTTCGCGGCGCGAGGAGGCGGAGAAGACCCTCGCTGCTTTGCCGGGCGAGGGGCACGCGCTCGTCGGTGGGGATGTGGGTTCTCCGGAGGGTGCTGCCGCGGTGGTGGACACGGCGATCGAGGCCGTTGGCCGAGTGCAGGTGCTGGTCAATAATGCGGCGGTGAATCTGCCGCATCCGCTGGCCGAGACGTCTTATGCGGACTGGCAACAGGTTTGGCAGCAGACGGTGAATGTCAATCTGCTCGGGACCGCCAACGTCAGCTACGGGGTGGCCCGCCACATGATCGAGCACGGTATCGCCGGGCGCATCGTGAACATCGGCTCGCGTGGAGCGTTCCGCGGCGAGCCCGACCATCCGGCCTATGGTGCGACCAAAGCGGCGGTCCATGCGCTCGGTCAATCACTCGCGGTGTCGCTCGCCCCGCACGGGATCGCCGTCGCTTCGGTGGCACCGGGATTCGTGGCCACCGAGCGTGTCGCGGACCGGGTGACCGAGGTGGTCAAAGCCCAGAGCCCCTTCGGCCGGGTCGGCGCTCCGGAGGAAATCGCCTCAGCGGTGCTGTATCTCGCCTCACCCGCGGCCACCTGGACCTCCGGGGCAGTGCTGGACGTCAACGGGGCCTCGCACCTGCGCTGA
- a CDS encoding cation:proton antiporter: MVAHNTALALIQLGAVIFGLGLLGRVAARIGMSPIPLYLIGGLIFGTGGLIELQAADDFIHLASEIGVVLLLLLLGLEYSASELVTGMRRSWAAGLVDVVLNATPGVVVALVLGWGLAGAIAMAGVTYISSSGIIAKVLNDLGRLGNRETPTVLSILVFEDLVMAGYLPVLTAVLAGAGFMAGMKTLGIALLAITVVLVIALRYGRYVSMIVDSEDREIFLLKLLGSALLVAGVASAVQVSAAVGAFLLGIAISDSTAHAATKILEPLRDLFAALFFVLFGLSTDPSSIPPVLGWALLLAVVTIATKIGTGWWAAKRAGASRYGRARAGTALVAHGEFSIVIAGLAVAYGAVPDEFAAMATTYVLLMAIAGPVAARVVEPLLVWWDRKRVPAG, translated from the coding sequence ATGGTCGCACACAACACCGCCCTTGCTTTGATCCAGCTGGGCGCGGTGATCTTCGGCCTGGGACTGCTCGGCCGAGTCGCCGCCCGCATCGGCATGTCCCCGATCCCGCTCTATCTCATCGGCGGCCTCATCTTCGGCACCGGCGGCTTGATCGAACTCCAAGCCGCCGACGACTTCATCCACCTGGCCAGCGAAATCGGCGTCGTGCTGCTTCTGCTGCTGCTCGGATTGGAATACAGCGCCAGCGAACTCGTCACCGGAATGCGCCGCTCCTGGGCGGCGGGCCTGGTCGATGTGGTGCTCAACGCCACGCCCGGCGTGGTCGTGGCACTGGTGCTCGGGTGGGGACTGGCCGGCGCGATCGCGATGGCCGGCGTCACCTACATCTCCTCCTCCGGGATCATCGCGAAAGTGCTCAACGATCTGGGCCGCCTCGGCAACCGCGAAACCCCGACCGTGCTGTCGATCCTGGTGTTCGAAGACCTGGTGATGGCCGGCTATCTGCCGGTGCTCACCGCGGTCCTGGCCGGGGCCGGGTTCATGGCCGGCATGAAAACCCTGGGTATCGCGCTGCTCGCGATCACCGTGGTGCTGGTCATCGCGCTGCGCTACGGCCGCTACGTGTCGATGATCGTCGACAGCGAGGACCGCGAGATCTTCCTGCTCAAGCTGCTCGGCTCGGCACTGCTGGTGGCCGGGGTCGCCTCGGCGGTGCAGGTCTCGGCCGCGGTCGGGGCGTTCCTGCTGGGTATCGCGATCTCGGATTCGACCGCGCACGCGGCCACCAAAATCCTGGAACCGCTGCGGGATCTGTTCGCGGCGCTGTTCTTCGTGCTGTTCGGGTTGAGTACCGATCCGTCGAGTATTCCGCCGGTGCTGGGGTGGGCGCTGCTGCTGGCGGTGGTCACCATCGCGACTAAGATCGGCACCGGCTGGTGGGCCGCCAAACGCGCGGGGGCCTCCCGGTATGGGCGGGCCCGGGCGGGAACAGCACTGGTCGCGCACGGCGAGTTCTCGATCGTCATCGCCGGGCTCGCGGTCGCCTACGGTGCGGTACCGGACGAATTTGCCGCGATGGCGACGACCTATGTGCTGTTGATGGCGATCGCCGGACCGGTCGCGGCCCGCGTGGTCGAACCGCTGCTGGTGTGGTGGGACCGCAAGCGCGTACCCGCCGGATAG
- a CDS encoding GNAT family N-acetyltransferase: protein MPHEVMSDEGFGFGWAFSPDLRWPKYLALLASSVPCRLARYRQPTLVGGRIVGRSSIRHQLDDNLLREGGHIGYCVLPRFRRRGHARTILRRAWCWPAPSASIRSW, encoded by the coding sequence GTGCCGCACGAGGTGATGTCGGACGAGGGATTCGGGTTCGGCTGGGCGTTCAGCCCGGACCTACGCTGGCCAAAATACCTGGCGCTGCTCGCTTCGAGCGTGCCGTGCCGCCTGGCCAGGTACCGGCAACCTACCTTGGTGGGTGGCCGGATCGTCGGGCGCAGCTCGATCCGGCACCAGCTCGACGACAATCTGCTGCGTGAGGGCGGGCATATCGGCTACTGCGTGCTGCCGAGGTTTCGACGCCGGGGCCATGCGAGGACGATCCTGCGCAGAGCCTGGTGCTGGCCCGCGCCCTCGGCATCGATTCGGTCCTGGTGA
- a CDS encoding cation:proton antiporter regulatory subunit, which translates to MNVEVTPLPGIGVRKEFSVARGRRRIGIIDHKDGSIDLILSKSDNPDVTEQIPLSAHEAAVLANLLGAPQLVAQLREEHREFDGVTTRQLQIRKGSPFDGRPLRDTEMRTRTKTSIVAVMRAGNPIPSPGPEFLFTAGDLLIVVGTTQGLDAAAAILTDG; encoded by the coding sequence GTGAACGTTGAGGTGACCCCCCTGCCCGGCATCGGTGTACGCAAGGAGTTCTCGGTCGCGCGCGGTCGCCGCCGGATCGGCATCATCGATCACAAAGACGGATCGATAGACCTCATACTCTCCAAGTCCGACAATCCCGATGTCACCGAACAGATTCCGCTCTCCGCGCACGAAGCCGCGGTGCTGGCAAACCTGCTCGGCGCCCCGCAACTAGTGGCGCAACTGCGCGAGGAACACCGCGAGTTCGACGGCGTCACCACCCGGCAACTGCAGATCCGCAAGGGCTCGCCCTTCGACGGCCGCCCGCTGCGCGACACCGAAATGCGCACCCGCACCAAGACCTCCATCGTCGCGGTGATGCGCGCGGGCAACCCGATCCCGTCTCCGGGCCCGGAGTTCTTGTTCACCGCCGGTGATCTACTCATCGTTGTCGGCACGACCCAGGGTCTGGACGCCGCGGCGGCCATCCTGACCGACGGCTGA
- a CDS encoding pentapeptide repeat-containing protein — protein MSRALTDLPFARRLTPFDGELESDQEYDNAHVADQQLEEPDCRGSRFIESALTELTVLRGSLRFTRFADVWMRGVRLVGTNLGQSDWQDAELVDSAWSGVEIVSAGLRRIRFEGCKFESVNFRNSNLREVEFVDCVLRDVDFAEAALRQITFPGSTLMRIALDRARLQDVDLRGARSIDIASGLDALRGATINYGQLMDLAPAFAQAAGIIVRED, from the coding sequence ATGTCGCGCGCACTGACCGATCTCCCCTTCGCCCGCCGCTTGACGCCCTTCGACGGCGAGCTGGAGTCCGATCAGGAATACGACAACGCGCATGTGGCCGACCAGCAGCTCGAGGAGCCCGATTGCCGGGGTTCGCGATTCATCGAATCCGCGTTGACGGAGCTGACCGTGCTGCGGGGCAGCCTGCGTTTCACCCGCTTCGCCGATGTGTGGATGCGCGGGGTCCGCCTGGTCGGCACCAATCTCGGCCAATCCGATTGGCAGGACGCGGAACTGGTCGATTCCGCGTGGTCGGGGGTCGAGATCGTCAGCGCCGGGCTGCGGCGGATCCGTTTCGAGGGCTGCAAGTTCGAGTCGGTCAACTTCCGCAACTCGAACCTGCGCGAAGTCGAGTTCGTCGACTGCGTCCTGCGCGATGTCGACTTCGCCGAGGCGGCGCTGCGCCAGATCACCTTTCCCGGCTCGACCCTGATGCGTATCGCCCTGGACCGGGCCCGGCTGCAGGATGTGGACCTGCGCGGCGCCCGGTCCATCGACATCGCCAGCGGCCTGGACGCCCTGCGCGGCGCCACCATCAACTACGGGCAGCTGATGGATCTCGCTCCGGCGTTCGCGCAGGCCGCGGGCATCATCGTGCGCGAGGACTAG
- a CDS encoding DUF418 domain-containing protein produces MSGTIESSAPATRSGRRIAEIDILRGFALFGILVTNVIVATTLFSFNGTREHLQRQYDGPADHFVHAVIAALFEGRFYLLFAFLFGYSFTLQIAAAQRAGVSEKARLLRRCAALMAIGLAHVYLLWIGDILTLYAFLCLILIALRKLRPRTAVITGVVLYVTWTALMFLPGGDGSDMYTALAMFIDLPGLHADYVGSPADTFDVQTSLFPGFLLVIWLGQGVTSLAMFLFGMAAGKRGLFEDPQTVRRWTPRVLVAGFGLGLPVSAVTFAGAMNWFEPPSWWGGLQMLVAPLMTFAYIAAVLVAARSLRTARFAAWLAPAGRMAASNYIVQSVVVMVLYTGYGFALADKVPPAGVVGLALLTFAAQLVLSSWWLRHHPYGPVEWALRAATYLSLPPWRKVR; encoded by the coding sequence ATGTCCGGCACGATCGAATCCAGCGCCCCCGCAACCAGATCCGGGCGGCGGATCGCCGAGATCGATATTCTGCGCGGGTTCGCGCTCTTCGGCATCCTCGTCACCAATGTCATTGTCGCGACGACGCTGTTCAGCTTCAACGGCACCCGGGAACATCTGCAACGCCAATACGACGGTCCCGCCGATCATTTCGTGCACGCCGTCATCGCGGCGCTGTTCGAGGGGCGGTTCTATCTGCTGTTCGCGTTCCTGTTCGGCTATTCGTTCACCTTGCAGATCGCGGCGGCCCAGCGTGCGGGAGTCTCGGAGAAGGCGCGGCTGCTGCGCCGATGCGCGGCGCTGATGGCGATCGGGTTGGCGCACGTCTACCTGCTGTGGATCGGCGACATCCTCACGCTCTACGCGTTCTTGTGCCTGATCCTGATCGCGTTGCGCAAGCTGCGCCCGCGCACCGCGGTGATCACCGGTGTCGTCCTGTACGTCACGTGGACGGCGCTGATGTTCCTGCCCGGCGGTGATGGCAGCGACATGTACACGGCGCTGGCGATGTTCATCGACCTGCCCGGATTGCACGCCGACTATGTGGGCAGTCCCGCCGACACCTTCGATGTGCAGACCTCCCTGTTTCCCGGGTTCCTGCTGGTCATCTGGCTCGGTCAGGGCGTGACCAGTCTGGCGATGTTCCTGTTCGGGATGGCGGCGGGTAAACGCGGGCTGTTCGAGGATCCGCAGACAGTGCGGCGCTGGACACCGCGCGTGCTGGTGGCCGGGTTCGGGCTCGGACTGCCGGTGTCGGCGGTGACCTTCGCCGGTGCGATGAACTGGTTCGAGCCGCCGAGCTGGTGGGGTGGGCTCCAGATGCTGGTGGCTCCGCTGATGACGTTCGCCTATATCGCCGCCGTGCTGGTGGCGGCCCGATCGTTGCGTACCGCCCGGTTCGCGGCGTGGCTGGCGCCAGCTGGGCGGATGGCGGCCTCGAACTACATCGTGCAGTCGGTGGTGGTGATGGTGCTCTACACCGGGTACGGGTTCGCGCTCGCCGACAAGGTGCCGCCCGCCGGGGTCGTCGGCCTGGCGCTGCTCACCTTCGCCGCCCAACTGGTGCTGAGCAGCTGGTGGTTGCGCCACCACCCGTACGGTCCAGTCGAATGGGCGCTACGCGCGGCGACCTATCTCTCGCTGCCGCCGTGGCGAAAAGTACGCTGA
- a CDS encoding HEAT repeat domain-containing protein codes for MTIERDRRRTFPLLQRVTDAHTSEVERDKAFDELGRLDDYRSIEPLTAMMLDTTLPEEVRRRAAEVVADVDDTSTGEIRRAWWATGDPLVMRRALRSMRRSEADIVVPIAADNDHPLQIDALAAMEIGFGEAEFVPVLVRALHHHDAKVRKTAAFVLLWEEPVAAEVGLLDAAHEESIEVAEEAMNTLHYYPSQRVLRAMSDLRNSFNARIRTAAALCFDDIASGFEDFASSGDPKAVARLRDWMRPVADLVQWTDRAPQEPGRPRLETPRPAIPEDDLLDLIDASDAAAVETGLRGNYWAAYDRPARTRLTPHLATHPDPLVREIACTAFTAWAKTDELLELTRDRHRMVRKSAMYSLSLVPADPAVADYAWQHLPGLTGTMANEALCTYLVHAPVGQPPARLRELAHSDPREALRHTAIHQLAKLEATEKIRSLLPLLQEPPGVTWAVHLALLRAIDELDLPTPPLHHLTEVDNLHLQSALADLHARG; via the coding sequence ATGACCATCGAGCGGGATCGGCGGCGGACCTTCCCGCTCCTCCAACGCGTCACCGACGCACACACATCCGAGGTCGAACGAGACAAAGCTTTCGACGAGCTAGGGCGGTTGGACGACTACCGATCCATCGAACCGCTGACCGCGATGATGCTCGACACCACACTCCCCGAGGAGGTGCGCCGGCGTGCCGCGGAGGTGGTCGCCGACGTCGACGACACCTCCACCGGCGAAATCCGTCGAGCATGGTGGGCCACCGGCGATCCCCTCGTGATGCGCCGCGCCCTCCGATCGATGCGGCGATCTGAGGCCGACATCGTGGTGCCCATCGCCGCCGACAACGACCATCCACTGCAAATAGACGCCCTGGCCGCCATGGAAATCGGGTTCGGCGAGGCCGAATTCGTGCCAGTGCTGGTTCGAGCCCTGCACCACCACGACGCGAAGGTGCGCAAGACCGCGGCGTTCGTGCTGCTGTGGGAGGAACCGGTCGCCGCCGAAGTGGGACTGCTCGACGCGGCGCACGAGGAGTCGATCGAGGTCGCCGAGGAAGCGATGAACACCCTGCACTACTACCCTAGCCAGCGGGTACTACGAGCCATGTCCGACCTGCGCAACAGCTTCAACGCACGGATACGGACCGCGGCGGCACTGTGTTTCGACGACATCGCCTCGGGTTTCGAGGACTTCGCCAGCAGCGGCGACCCGAAGGCCGTTGCGCGGCTTCGTGACTGGATGCGCCCGGTCGCCGACCTCGTACAGTGGACCGACCGCGCCCCACAGGAACCAGGCCGACCCCGCCTCGAGACACCCCGCCCGGCCATCCCCGAGGACGACCTGCTGGACCTGATCGATGCCTCCGACGCCGCGGCCGTCGAAACAGGCCTGCGCGGCAACTATTGGGCCGCCTACGATCGACCGGCTCGCACGCGACTGACCCCGCACCTGGCCACCCATCCCGACCCGCTGGTCCGCGAGATCGCCTGCACGGCGTTCACCGCCTGGGCGAAAACCGATGAGCTGCTGGAACTTACCCGCGACCGCCACCGGATGGTCCGCAAGTCGGCCATGTACTCCCTGTCCCTGGTGCCCGCCGACCCAGCCGTCGCCGACTACGCCTGGCAGCACCTGCCCGGCCTGACCGGCACCATGGCCAATGAAGCGCTGTGCACCTATCTCGTACACGCCCCGGTCGGCCAACCCCCGGCCCGGCTTCGCGAACTGGCCCACTCGGACCCCCGCGAAGCGCTGCGCCACACCGCCATCCACCAACTCGCCAAGCTGGAAGCGACCGAGAAGATCCGCAGCCTCCTCCCACTCCTGCAAGAGCCGCCCGGAGTCACCTGGGCGGTCCACCTGGCGCTACTGCGTGCGATCGACGAACTCGACCTGCCCACGCCCCCGCTGCACCACCTCACCGAAGTCGACAACCTCCACCTCCAGTCCGCCCTCGCCGATCTCCACGCCCGAGGCTGA
- a CDS encoding GNAT family N-acetyltransferase: MIWPVRLPPADLVDGALSLREYGSADAEGLFEALRDERVWEHIPRAVPLDAAALDSMMQAASQRLRFTVRHHETIVGTTAISFDPSEPVGVEIGATMFDPAVWGTGINSRVKQLLIPALFAREVAWIQFRTDERNGRSAAAIRKLGVTDLGVRQDDLVRRDGSVRRSRFFRLERSQAVTEAPTGSAR, from the coding sequence GTGATCTGGCCGGTTCGCCTACCTCCCGCCGACCTCGTCGACGGTGCTCTGTCCCTGCGGGAGTACGGCTCCGCCGACGCCGAGGGCTTGTTCGAGGCGCTGCGCGATGAGCGGGTATGGGAACACATTCCGCGCGCGGTTCCGCTCGACGCCGCCGCACTCGACTCGATGATGCAAGCCGCCTCGCAGCGGCTGAGATTCACTGTGCGCCACCATGAGACGATCGTGGGGACAACCGCGATCAGCTTCGACCCGTCCGAACCGGTAGGCGTGGAGATCGGTGCGACGATGTTCGATCCGGCGGTGTGGGGGACGGGCATCAATTCGCGGGTGAAGCAGTTGCTGATACCGGCGCTCTTCGCTCGGGAAGTGGCGTGGATCCAGTTCCGGACCGACGAACGCAATGGTCGTTCGGCCGCCGCGATCCGTAAGCTCGGCGTGACCGATCTCGGTGTCCGCCAAGACGATCTCGTCCGCCGCGACGGCAGCGTGCGGCGCAGCCGGTTCTTCCGTCTCGAACGCTCGCAGGCCGTCACCGAAGCGCCCACTGGTAGCGCGCGATGA
- a CDS encoding DUF664 domain-containing protein: protein MTSADLLTDAFGRVQENVHGAVADLTTDELSTRLEPGANSIAWLLWHLTRVQDDHVADVAGLQQVWTASGWAKRFDLPFDEAATGYGHDSADVDGLNGITAELLLGYYDAVHAQTLDYIGGLTDTDLPRIVDTRWNPPVTLGVRLISVIDDDIQHSGQAAFIRGVLLRCR, encoded by the coding sequence ATGACCAGTGCTGATTTGCTGACCGATGCGTTCGGACGGGTGCAGGAGAACGTGCACGGTGCGGTCGCCGACCTCACCACCGACGAACTGTCCACTCGCCTGGAACCCGGCGCCAACTCCATCGCCTGGCTGCTGTGGCACCTGACCCGCGTCCAAGACGACCACGTCGCCGATGTGGCGGGCCTGCAACAGGTGTGGACCGCGTCCGGCTGGGCGAAACGCTTCGACCTGCCCTTCGACGAGGCCGCGACCGGTTACGGACACGACAGCGCCGACGTCGACGGACTCAACGGAATCACCGCGGAGCTGCTCCTGGGCTACTACGACGCCGTCCACGCCCAAACCCTCGACTACATCGGCGGCCTCACCGACACCGACCTGCCCCGCATCGTCGACACCCGCTGGAACCCACCGGTCACCCTCGGCGTCCGACTGATCAGCGTCATCGACGACGACATCCAGCACTCCGGCCAAGCCGCCTTCATCCGCGGGGTTCTGCTGCGCTGCCGCTGA
- a CDS encoding SDR family oxidoreductase, translating to MRIAVVGASGRIGREVADVLKNQGHEVVAITRSAGVDVYSGVGLGQALDGVEVVVDAANTATTETAAVRDYFRTIARNIQQESVDAGVRRIVVVSIIGIDAFTAGHYAGKLAQEQAYLEGPVPVRILRAAQFHEFTEMMLDWTTQGDTAYVPQTRTQLVAARTVAEQLAELAVAEDAPDRLDIAGPEQLDLAVATAKLAARRGTPLHVQEILDTADPNHQAQAGGALLAGDGAVIAGPTFEQWLDRNYPVR from the coding sequence ATGCGGATCGCGGTAGTCGGAGCGAGCGGGCGGATCGGCCGCGAGGTCGCCGACGTGCTGAAGAACCAGGGTCACGAGGTCGTGGCGATCACCCGCTCGGCCGGAGTCGATGTGTACAGCGGTGTCGGTCTGGGGCAGGCGCTGGACGGGGTCGAGGTGGTCGTCGACGCGGCCAACACCGCCACCACCGAGACCGCCGCGGTGCGCGACTACTTCCGCACCATCGCCCGCAACATCCAGCAGGAGTCGGTGGACGCGGGTGTGCGGCGGATCGTGGTCGTGTCGATCATCGGCATCGACGCGTTCACGGCCGGGCATTACGCCGGGAAACTGGCCCAGGAGCAGGCCTACCTGGAAGGTCCGGTGCCGGTGCGGATTCTGCGGGCCGCGCAGTTCCACGAGTTCACCGAGATGATGCTGGACTGGACGACCCAGGGTGACACCGCCTATGTCCCGCAGACGCGGACCCAGTTGGTCGCGGCGCGCACCGTCGCCGAACAGCTCGCCGAACTGGCTGTGGCCGAGGACGCCCCCGACCGGCTCGACATCGCCGGACCCGAGCAGCTCGACCTCGCGGTCGCCACCGCGAAACTGGCTGCGCGGCGCGGCACTCCGCTGCACGTCCAGGAGATCCTCGACACCGCCGATCCCAACCATCAGGCGCAGGCCGGCGGTGCGCTGCTGGCCGGGGACGGTGCGGTCATCGCCGGACCGACCTTCGAGCAATGGCTGGACCGGAACTATCCGGTGCGCTAG
- a CDS encoding pyridoxal-phosphate dependent enzyme — MSTTADLFLYDQSGHRYEITDPRWRGADGTPLALSAMPGIAAEQIVTSERSLWRYQAAIPVDPRYRVSLGEGCTPMIPLQWDGRRVHFKLEWFNPTSSFKDRGVSVMVSHLLSQGVEYVLEDSSGNGGSSVAAYSAAAGIRAKIIVPELTSAAKILQARAYGAQIELVGGTREQVSQEAIRQSEHIRYASHNWHPFFLQGTKTVAYEMWEDLGFRAPDNVVLVAGAGSNVLGCDIAFSELLAAGRIPHLPRLLVGQPEHWSAIADTVNGLDPDARGPRVPTIAEGASIAHPPRLSEAVAAIRRSGGAAVAVPEPAIRAAVRKLASRGLYAEPTSCVAVAALDHFLTEGIIGAAETTVVVLTGAGVKSSETMADVFGPEYSLGSAG; from the coding sequence GTGTCGACTACCGCCGACCTGTTTCTGTATGACCAGTCCGGTCACCGCTACGAGATCACCGACCCGCGCTGGCGCGGCGCGGACGGCACCCCGCTGGCGCTGAGCGCGATGCCCGGTATCGCTGCCGAGCAGATCGTCACCTCGGAACGGTCGCTGTGGCGCTATCAGGCGGCGATCCCAGTCGACCCGCGATACCGGGTCAGCCTCGGCGAGGGCTGCACCCCGATGATTCCGCTGCAGTGGGACGGCCGGCGGGTGCATTTCAAACTCGAATGGTTCAACCCCACCTCGAGTTTCAAGGACCGCGGGGTGTCGGTGATGGTCTCGCACCTGCTCAGCCAAGGCGTCGAGTACGTCCTCGAGGACAGCTCCGGCAACGGCGGCTCCTCGGTCGCCGCCTACAGTGCCGCCGCAGGGATCCGAGCCAAGATCATCGTGCCCGAGCTGACCTCGGCGGCGAAAATTCTGCAGGCCCGGGCGTACGGCGCGCAGATCGAGCTGGTCGGGGGCACCCGCGAGCAGGTGTCACAGGAGGCGATCCGCCAGTCCGAACACATCCGGTATGCCAGCCACAACTGGCATCCGTTCTTCTTGCAGGGCACCAAGACCGTGGCCTACGAGATGTGGGAAGACCTCGGGTTCCGCGCTCCCGACAATGTGGTTCTCGTCGCCGGCGCCGGAAGCAACGTCCTGGGCTGCGACATCGCCTTCAGCGAACTGCTCGCCGCCGGCCGGATCCCGCACCTGCCGCGGCTGCTGGTCGGGCAACCCGAGCACTGGTCCGCCATCGCCGACACGGTCAACGGTCTCGACCCGGACGCCCGCGGACCGCGCGTGCCCACGATCGCCGAGGGCGCCTCGATCGCCCACCCGCCCCGCCTGTCCGAGGCTGTCGCGGCGATACGCCGCTCCGGCGGCGCCGCCGTCGCCGTCCCCGAGCCCGCGATCCGGGCAGCGGTCCGCAAACTCGCCTCCCGCGGCCTTTACGCCGAACCCACCAGCTGCGTCGCCGTCGCCGCACTGGACCACTTCCTCACCGAGGGCATCATCGGTGCCGCCGAAACCACCGTCGTCGTCCTCACCGGCGCCGGAGTCAAGTCCTCGGAGACGATGGCCGACGTCTTCGGCCCCGAATATTCGCTGGGATCGGCCGGATAA
- a CDS encoding NAD(P)H-dependent oxidoreductase, which produces MRIAVYLAHPGPGSFNRALFDAVIDELRGMAVDVIAHDLYAEGFDPMLAPAETGTVAGVAATDELVRRYQDELPALDALVFIHPNWWGMPPAILTGWIQRVLTPAVAYKLDEAGGEPVGLLRAGRALILNTSDTPADREHDVFGDPLQQIWAACVLPYIGVEDIRRTVFRTVTDSTAETRTTWLREARHLAAALAADA; this is translated from the coding sequence ATGCGTATCGCGGTATATCTGGCCCATCCCGGCCCCGGCAGTTTCAACAGGGCCCTCTTCGACGCGGTGATCGACGAATTGCGGGGAATGGCAGTCGATGTCATCGCGCACGACCTGTACGCCGAAGGTTTCGACCCGATGCTGGCCCCCGCCGAAACCGGGACCGTCGCGGGGGTAGCGGCCACCGATGAACTCGTCCGCCGCTACCAGGACGAACTTCCCGCACTCGACGCCCTGGTGTTCATCCATCCGAACTGGTGGGGCATGCCGCCCGCGATCCTGACCGGCTGGATCCAACGAGTCCTCACCCCCGCCGTCGCCTACAAACTCGACGAGGCGGGAGGCGAACCCGTCGGGCTGCTGCGCGCCGGACGCGCCCTGATCCTCAACACCTCCGACACCCCCGCCGACCGGGAACACGACGTCTTCGGTGACCCCCTGCAACAGATCTGGGCCGCCTGCGTCCTGCCCTACATCGGCGTCGAGGACATCCGCCGCACCGTCTTCCGCACGGTCACCGACTCCACCGCCGAAACCCGCACCACCTGGCTCCGCGAAGCCCGCCACCTCGCCGCCGCCCTCGCCGCGGACGCCTGA